The sequence below is a genomic window from Leptolyngbya sp. SIO1E4.
GGTGTCCACCAGGCGGGCACGATCACCTTATAGCCAGCATCCTCCAACACCCAGGCAGATTCTTTGAGGAAAGTAAACGCCGTATCTAAATCGACAAAGATGCCGACCGGCTCGTCCGTTTCTAAGCCTTGCCAAAACTTGGGATAAATGCGGGCGGCATAGCCCAGGTTCATCAACAGGTGCTGCTCAAAGTTTTGACCAAACTGTTTCCGCAGTTCCTGTTGTTGTGAACCGCGCAGTCGCCAAAAGTCGAGCAGCGAAACTCTCAGGGAGGGATCGTGTTTCGGGGCCACTTGAAACTGGATCTGCCAGGCGTCTTCAGGTTTGAGGGGTTCCTCTAATTTGAAACAGATGTGGAAGGGAGCGGCGGTTTCAGAGCGGCTAATGCGATCGCGCCACCCTTGCCACTGCTGATATTTTTCCAGAACCGCATGGGTACCCTGGGTCGGAGATTTAAGATTTTGGCTCAGGCAGTCTTGAACCAGAGAGTTTTCAACTTTTTTGAGGAAGGTTTGGGGCAGCAATGTTGTCCGCACCAGATCAGTTACCCAGCTTTCTGAAAAATGTCGAAGCAAGGTTTTACGATCATACAGAGTGGGTGTTTCGGGTGGATCTGTAAACCCAGCTACGCAGAGAGCGGGCATATAGTCTACGTGAGCGGTGAGGTCAGCTGCGTAGCGATCGCCCACAATGTCCCAGCCTGGATAAAGCTCAAAGGTATCCTCAGGTGTTGGAGTACCTGTTTTTTTCTTTTTAGAGTTAGAGGCGGCAGATTTAGAGGCGGCTTTTGACTGGCGGGGGTTACCCGAACGCCCAGACCTGACTGCTGCCAAGCGCCGATACTTCAGGGCTGGAATGTACTGATCTCTGAGGATCACCTGCTTCAACGTTTGGGTGTAGTGATACCAAAACAGCAGGTCAGGCCCGAGTTGAATCTCGGCCAGATTATAGCGGGTAATAAAGTGCAGCTCATTGAGCACGCTGACGATGCTCGTATTGTCTGGAATTGAGTAGCAGTCTACTTGCCAAAACTGCCAGGTAAACGTTTCGGGGCTTTCAGTTTCTAAGTAACGGGAAAGTTCCAGGGAGGGTAACGGCTGGTCATCGGCTGTCGGCAGCAGAAAGTATTGTGGGGTAATCAAGTCCTCTAGTTTTCGGAAACCCAGCGATTTTAGACCCAGTTCATCCGCCAGAACCGGAACCAAATCGGGCTCAAACAGATGTCGGGGGTGATAGTCGTTAGAACGACGACGGCGACTTTTCTGATCCGTTTCAACCCAGAGGTAAAACGTACCAGTTTGAATAAACGCGTCCGTTGCTTGGGGGATCCAGGTTCCGTGGAGAATCTTCATTGTCGCCCTCTACGATGGCTAGAAAGGATTGCGACAAGTGCGGCAAGGTTATTGATTATACGACCTTTAAAAAACCATCCACCTCAGCGCTTAAGCTGCCGAAATGGATGGTCTTAAGGGGGCGGCGCGTGCTAGGGGCAGCGTGGCCCTGAAGGATTTAGTTGGCGATCGCAGCCGGTTCGATAGGTGGAACCACATTAGAGATTCCGGCCACGACATTGATCTTCACTTCATCGGGTTGCGCCCATAACACCAGCTTGGGATCAAACGGGCTGTTGAGATAGCGATGCTTCGGAAGCATCCGCAGAGACAGCCCTTGCAAACCGCTGCTGGTGTAATTGAGATTCACCGCGTAGCAACTGCGCCCCTGCGGATCTTGACCCCGATAGGCCATGGGAATGGCGGTGCCGCTATGCATTTCGCCATCCACCTGAACGGTGCCTTGATAAAGCTCCACCTGCACGTCTTCGTGGGTAAGCTGCCCCAGGTTAATGCTGGTAGTTACCTCAAAGGGCTGGTTGACCTGTAACTCACCGGGGGCGGCAATGTTAACTTCTGCGATGCGACAGTCATACCAGTGCTCAATCAGCCGAGTCTGCCAGGCGGCAAGCTCCTTAGCCGGTTCAAACTGGTTGGCAATCATCTGACCAAGGCGGTTGCTGGTCGGGAAATACCCCCGTCGAGCATATTCCTTGACCATGCGCGCGGTATTAAACAAAGGGGTATTGAGGTAAATCGCATCCTTCATTTTGGCGACCCAGCCCCGAGGAACGTTATTTTCGTCCCGGTCGTAAAAGAGTGGAACAACTTCCTGCTCAATCAGCTCATACAGGGCGTTGGCCTCTACGTTGTCCTGGTATTCGGGGTCATCATAATCTTCCCCAGATCCAATAGACCAGCCAGTGCGGATATAGTCAGCCTCATCCCACCAGCCATCTCGTATGCTCAGGTTGAGGATGCCATTCATCGCCGCCTTCATGCCGCTGGTGCCAGAGGCTTCTCGGGGGCGACGGGGGTTATTCAACCAAACATCGCAGCCGGCCACCATGGCTCGGGAGGTGTGAATGTCATAATTTGGCACAAACACAATGGAGCCTTCTAGCCCCTCATCGCGGGTAAAGTGAATGATTTTGCGAATCAGCTCTTTACCTGGCATGTCTTTGGGATGTGCTTTACCCGCAATCACAAACTGAACTTGCCGACTATGGTTGCCGCCCGCTGTAATAATTTTGCGAATGCGTTCGACATCCCGCAAGAAGAGGGTGGCCCGCTTATAGGTGGCAAAGCGACGGGCAAACCCAATGGTCAGCACAGAGGGATCTAGCACCTCTTCCGCTTCCGTGACTTCATGGGGAGAGGCCCCTCGATCCAAGAAGCTCTGCTTCAGGCGATTGCGCACGTACATCACCAGTTGCGATCTGCACAACTCATGATTGCGCCAGAGTTCTTCGTCAGGAATTGACTTCACCCGTTCCCATAGGGGATCTTGCGAGCCTGCATTGGACCAATTCGGCCCCAAATAACGGTCATAAAGCTGCTGGGTAGGTTTGGCCACGCAGCTTCTGGCATGAACTCCATTGGTAATAGAGGTGATCGGAACTTCCTCTATTGGCAGCCCCTGCCAGAGCCCGCCAAACATATCGCGAGACACTGCACCGTGCAGTTTACTCACCCCATTCACAAACGTTGCCGTTTTGATGGCTAACACTGCCATGCTGAAGGGAACCGATAAATCTCCGGTGTTTTCGCGCCCCAAAGCCAGAAATTCATCATCTGATAGGCCAAACCGTCGGGCATAATGGCCCAGATAATACAAAATCTTGTCAGCCCCAAACAGATCGATCCCTGCTGGTACAGGGGTGTGGGTAGTGAAGATTTGGCTGGATGTAGCGACCTGAAGAGCCTCTCGGTAAGTCAGCTCTTTGTAGTCCATTAGCATGCGAATCCGCTCTAGGGCCAGGAAGGCGGAGTGCCCTTCATTCATGTGGTAAGCCGATGGCTTCAGGCCTAAGGCTTCCAACATTCTGACGCCGCCAATCCCCAGCATGATTTCCTGGTGGATGCGCATGTCAATGTCACCGCCGTAGAGGCGATCGCAAATATCCTGGTCGTATTGAGTATTCAGCTCAATATTGGTGTCCAGCAGATAGAGGGGAACGGTTCCTACCTGCACTCGCCAAATGCGAGCATAAACCTTTCGCCCTGGGTAATCGACCGAAATCCTGATCTCTGCCCCTTGCTCATCCCGCTCGAGCTGCAGCGGCATGTTGTAAAAATCATTGATGGGATAGCGCTCTTGTTGCCATCCATCAGCGTTGAGGTACTGGGCAAAATAACCTTCTTGGTAGAGCAGGCCAACCCCAACCAGCGGTAGGCCCAAATCACTTGCCGATTTCAAGTGATCGCCCGCCAGCACGCCCAATCCTCCGGAATACACAGGCATGCAGGAGGTCAATCCAAACTCCATAGAGAAATAGGCATAGCACTCGCCCTCTAGCGGTTGAGGGCGATTTTTGTGATACCAAGCTCGTTCTCGGAGGTAGTCCTCCATACGCTGCAGCGCCCTATCAGTTTGTGCCAAAAACCCTTCGTCTTCGGCGACTTCTTGAAGGCGCTGTTGGCTAATCGTTCCCAACATTAGAAGGGGGTTATAGCGACTGGACTCCCACAGGTCAGGGTCAAGGCGTCGAAACAAATCAATCGTGTCAACATCCCAGTCCCACTGCAGGTTATGAGCCAGTTTTCTAAGACCTTCTAGCCTAGATGGCAGCGAGGGAACTACGTTGAAAGTGCGAATAGGCCGCATAAGCAGTTTTTATTTTGCGTCAGAACGATACGCTGTCACAGGTTAATCCGTAGGCAAATGTCTTCAAGAAAAACCATGTAGCGCTATTGTGGCGTTAAATTATTCGATTCCTAGATCCTTTAATACTCTCTTGGGGATTGCTCCAAATAATGCGCGCTTGGGGATTGTTCTAAATCGCCAATGACCTGAGGGGATTTCTCGTTAACAAAATACTGTTGTAGGCAGGTTTTGCTGGTATCTATCGGGGGTTAGCAGTGCATTCTGGCTAAATCCACCCCAACAAGAGGGATATTTTCTTTCTCGGCAATTATCGCTATCGCCAGTATCGTTGCGGCATTTAGATATCTGAAAGCCTCTCACGGAAAGTCTCTGATTCTGCCTGCGGCCTGTTGCTTTCTGCCTGTTGCCATACGTTAAGGAACTGCCATCTTCAAGCAAATGCCTGCAAAGGTGCTCTAAAAAGCACAAAGGCGCAAGAAGGATACCCCCTCTCACGCCTATTTATCGCCGATTACACCTGCTCATCACGCTAATAGAAGCGCTCCGTGCAGACGATGACGCCGCCCCTAAAACTAATGAGAATTAGGCGGCACATTAACGTTGGAGACCGTTTCCGCTGTTGCCAGATGGGGGGTTGGTTCAGACCCGAAGTCTTCCCCCTGTTGCTTTGCAAGCAACTGCTTAAACAAGGTTTCGTAGCGGTTGAGCGCTTGTTCAAAGGAATATTCATTCAGGGCATGCTGACGTCCCTGTTCGCCCAACTGAGCAGCCTGATGAGAATTTTCGTACAGCTGCAAGATTGCATTCGAAAGTTCCTTAGGATTCTCAGGCTTGACGACAATTCCCCCCGTACTTGCCCGGACTGCCTGGGCAGCCGTTCCGTGGGTAGGCACCGCAGCAATAATCGGCCGACCACTGGCCAGTAAAACCTGAGTTTTAGACGGCATGTTAAAGCCGACCACATTCTGCTTTTGCATGATCAGGCCCACATCGGCAGCGGCCAGCATTTCTGGAAGTGCTGCTCGGGGCGCAAAGGGCCTTAGAAGCACATTTTCTAAGCCAAGCTCTTGGCGAAACTCATCGAGTTCTGCAAGTTGGCTTTCTTCACCCACGATGACAAAAACAATGTTGTCAAGATGCGTGAGCTGAGACGCTGCCCGAATAACGGTACGAATACCTTGTGTTCGGGCAATGTTGCCAGAGTAAAGCACTACGAATTTGTCGCCCAATCCATTTGCCTGTCGAAAGGCGTTGTCGTACTTAGGCAGCGGTCGAATAAAGTTAACGTCTACCCAGTTGGAGATTTTCGTGATTTTGCTATCGGGTACGCCTTTGCCCAACAGGTTGGTACGAAACCCTTCAGCAATTACGCTGATCCGAGTGGCGCTACGATAGGCAAATTTCTCTAAGATTTCAAACGCCCGAATGGCAAGTGGATGAGTCAGCAGTCCAGTCTGAACGGCGGCTTCGGGGAGGATATCCTGCAGGTTGAGGACGGTTGGGCAGCGATAGAGCACTTTGAGTAAAGCCACCGGTACCGATGCTGGCAGAGAAGGGCTTGTATACAAAATGATGTCAGGTTTCCAGCCTTGTAGAGACTGCAGGAAACTCAAAACTACAAAGCTGCCTTCTAAAAGAACCCGCGCCACCAACCCTGGATTGGGGCGAATCCAAACGTAGCAACGTTGGATAGAGACCCCATTACGCTCCTCTGTGGTGTACAGCTGCCCACGATAATCGGGATAAATTTTTCTCTCAGGGTAGTTCGGCATCGCAGTGACGACGCGCACCTCGTGACCTCGTTTAACCAACCCTTCAGCAATCTCAGTCATGAGTGGTGCAATGCCAATCGGCTCGGGGTGGTAGTTGTAGGAATAAATTAAAATACGCATAAATACTTCACGTCACTCAATAACGGATTCTCAGGGGCAATTTGGGCAACGTTCTCTCGTGAGTTGTCGGCACTTCACGGAGCAGGCATCGTCACCTTACCTCTAATCCCCGTAGCTGTGCAGGTTGAGAACGCAAGCACTACGTTAGATATACACCGTCAGAATGTGATCGACTCAGCCGCCTCAGACAATCTTTATCGGAAATCAAAACTCGAATAAAGATATTGAGAAGTGCATTCTTCGCAGGGCCTTGATTTTTCTATGGTTCCCTTAATGATCCTCAAAAATTAGCGTTACTGCTGAAGTCCTAATGGTTTGAGTATGACCTCGGGATTGAAAGAGAGGGTGAAAAATCGCTAAGAACCCGCGTTCTTGGTAGACCCTGCGGGGGGTGGCCAGGGCAAGCCAACGGGCTGCCCGACTGAGCCAGGTTGCTTACGCTAGAGTAATGACAGTAGTTTTCAGGCAGGCTGCTTTTAAAGCCACTGAGCTTGAGAGCAGATGAAACGCTTGTATGTCAACGTCTACTGATTCTTGGAACCCCTTAAAACTGTTAGAAACCCTAACCTTCTTTGGGGAAATTCCGTTTGTGGGTAATGTTCGTTGGTTACAGCAAATGTTGGGAGCAACCCCAAATCCCCAGGCTCCTCTAGCCATCAATATGCAGCCGTCCTCTTCAGTGGTGCTGAGAGCCCAGGATTTGTCTGTGGTAGAGCCTGTTCGGGCTGTGCTGAGTGAGCGAGGAATCTCGACACGAGCGCCCCTCACCCTTATGGATCCCGCTCTGCCCGATGCGGCCTCCCAGCGTATTGTTAATACTTCCGCCATCGTCTGGGTCGGAACACCTGGAGATGAGGCGCACCTAAGCGCTGAAGCTGAGGCGATCGCCCCCTCAGTAGCGAGTGAAGAGTACAGTTTGTTTGGCTTTGACTCGACTGGAGCAGCCTTGGCCGGAGAGTTTTGGGGAGCCGTTGACGATGTTGTGATGGGTGGGGTCAGTGCGAGTGGGTTAAGTCTGCTGCCTGGATATGCTCGCTTTTCTGGCACCGTTTCTACCGCGAATTCTGGAGGGTTTGCCTCTGTTCGAACGCGCAATTTTGAGCCCCCTTTTAACTTAGCTGACTGGCAGGGGCTGCGTTTGGCCTTGAGAGGCGATGGTCAACGCTATAAGGTTATTCTTCGCAACAGTAGCAATTGGGACAGCGCTGCCTACTGTGTTTCTGTCGATACTGAGGCGGATCAATGGTTGAGTATTGATTTGCCTTTCTCGGCTCTGAAACCAACGTTTCGCGCGCGCACTCAACCGACTGCCCCGCCTCTGAACCCCAGTAGTGTTTGCTCTTTCCAACTCATGCTCAGCAAGTTTGAGTATGACGGAGAGAAAAACCTCCACTTTCGCCCCGGCACTTTTTCGTTAGATGTCCGTTCTATCGGGGTTTATCGCAGGGCAGCCGCGCCATTACTGGTGGCGATCGCCGCATCATCTGCCCAAGCCACTGCTTACACGACGCTGCTGGCACAAAGCGGACTTGCTCATCAAGTAGTAGAGATGCAGGATACACAAAAATTGTCGGATGATATCAGTCAGATTTTGACGGCCCCCTCCTCCCATAAGTCCTGAAGAAAACACTGAAAGACCTTTGCAAGTCAACTGTGCGTGGTCGACCGGTGGGTTTGGGGGCAGGTAGTGCGAAGCCAGCACGTCCCACTGAGCTGGAGTCAGGTCAGTGGCGTGGGCTAGAGTCATGGCTTTCCAGAGGGCTGAGGTGTTGATTTCAGCCTAGACGCCAGAAAACCTTTCTTGAATACGGGTGCTCTTGACTACTTTTCCAATATCCTCTTACAAGATCAACAGTTCGGGAGACAAGTGCAGGTTTGCGAGAGAAGCTCGAATCTCTTCTTGATAGAGAGGGTTCATAATCATGACGACATCCACCGGAACATCCTGAAGTTGATCGGGTGAAAGAATCTTTTGCCCTGTCCCAGCAACAAACTTGCCTTGTTTTTTGGGGTTCACATCAATGGCATACGCCACAGTCTGTTCCCCATCCAATAAGTTTAAGAAAGTTACGCCTTTAGAGCCAGTTCCCCAAATCGCAACCCGTTTGTCTGCCGCGTTTAATTCAGCTAACTGATGCTTGTGAAAGGCAATTTTCTGATCAAATTTATCCTTAAAGACTTCTAGCAAGGCAAAAAGCGCCTCTAACGACTCCTGATTTTGACAGGGTTCAGCAGTCGGCTTCTGGGAAGGCACTCCCTCGATCCCCAAAAACTGACCACCAAACTCTTCAGTTAAGTCTTTGATTCTAAAGCCAGCTTTTCGCAAACCATACGCCAAGGAAATATCCGTAAAGTAGTTGCAGTGTTCATAGATAATGTCCCAAATTGACAGCTTCTGAAAAATATAAGCTGAGTTAGGTACCTCAAAAAACAGCACCGCATCCGAGCGATCTCTAGCTAGTTTTTTAACCCTTTCCAAAAAGTCTAAGGGCTCTTGGAGATGTTCCAGAACTTGACGGCAACAAACAAAATCTCCGGTATGATCTGCATATTTTTCAGAATAAAAGTCCTGAATGAAGGTGATCTCTAAGTCGGCATGTCTATCGATAGGAACGTAGCTATTATCAAACCCTATTCCTGAATTATTGCCGATTCGACATAGGCTTTCTAAAAAATCACCCTTGCCACAGCCAATCTCGATAATCTTCTTGCCATAAAGCTGGTGGGTTTCAACCAGTCTATAGGCTAGATTGTCGGCATATTCTTGGAAACGACCAGAGTAATGCAGAGAATTTTCATAGTCTTGGGAATAGGCGAGTAATTTGGGGTTAAAGCTGGCATTTAGAATAAATCCACACGCTAAACAGACTGCAAGATTGATATCATCTTTTGTACAGGCTTTGGCAGCAGCTTGCTCTGACCAAAGAAGATTGCAGTAAATAGGTAAGTTTCGCAGCGTCAAAAAGGAGTTTAGCTGATTAGACTGGCAGACTGGACAGTGGGAAATCATTGGTCATAGTCACTCTTATCAGTTCTTTAAAGGAAGTTACGATCTAAATTCATCTCAGCCAATTCTTAGAGTCTCTGCAGTATTGACCTAATCGAGCACCGTTTCCAAGAAACGGTCTGACGACAGTATCCGGCAGGATACTGATAAAGTAGTTAAGAGATTAGAGGCATCGCACTTCAGCTGTAACCCCCATATCATTGAGCATTGAGGAAATTTCCTCACGATAAATTTCGTTCATAACAATAATCTGATCGGGTTGATCGGTCTTCAAAAAGTCTGGCGGCATAATTTCTTTACCCACACCAGGAATAAACTTTCCGTGGCGATGGGGGTTGATATCCACAACATATTGGATCTTGTCGATTGTCTCTAGGGTGGTTAAGAAAGCGACGCATTTAGAACCCGATCCCCAGACAACGATTTTCTGATTCGCTGCACATGCGTTTTCTAGATATACCTTCCAACCATTTAATTTCTCTTGAATCTTCTGGCTAAAATACTGCACCTGATGAATCGTCTGCTCAACGCTCTCTTCTAGAGGATGTCTGGCATCGGAGGGAACCTCTGTTGGCTTAGCCTCAATCAGCAGATATTGGTCTCCATAGACTCTGTATAAATCAGTAATGTCAAATCCTGACTGTCTAAACAGTCGCGCAAAAGATCCAGGCGTAAAATACGAGCAATGCTCATAATAAATATCTTCGAAAGCAACATCTTTGAGGACTCGAACAGTATCTGGAATTTCAAAGACAACGGAAACTTCTGTCCGATCGCCAATTGAACGACGAACTGTCTGCATGAAATCTGCAACGGGCTGAATATGTTCTAAGGTATGACGGCAGCAAATGAAATCTCCTACATATTTTGCGTGCCGCTCAGCATAATAATCTTGGATAAACTGAACCCGCTCAGCCGCTTTGCTCTGAACCCGTCCAGGCAAAACAGACGGATCAATCCCCACCCCTCGGTTATTGCCCAATTCACAGAGGAGTAAAAGGAAGTCGCCTTTGCTACAGCCAATCTCAACAACTTTTTTGTTATATAAATCATATTTCTGAATTAGAGAACTCGCGAGTTCTCGTGCAAATCGATTAAAGGTTGGTGAAAAGCTTTGCTGATCTTCATAATTAGGTGCATAAGCTGACCATTTTGCATCAAATTTAAGGTTCGTAATAAAGCCGCAGCGATTACATACCGCTAATTGCAAATCACCACAGGGAAAATCTAATGCTGCCTGTTGAGTTGGCAGCATTAAACAGCTATGAACTGGTATATTTTTTACTTCATAAAAAACTGACAGTTCAGTCTGTCTGCAGCTTGGGCAAGCATGATTGGGATTAGGTTGGGCAACAGTCATAGAGAACTCAACACCAGGGATAAAACACAGATAAGGGATTATGTAT
It includes:
- a CDS encoding glycosyltransferase family 4 protein, producing MRILIYSYNYHPEPIGIAPLMTEIAEGLVKRGHEVRVVTAMPNYPERKIYPDYRGQLYTTEERNGVSIQRCYVWIRPNPGLVARVLLEGSFVVLSFLQSLQGWKPDIILYTSPSLPASVPVALLKVLYRCPTVLNLQDILPEAAVQTGLLTHPLAIRAFEILEKFAYRSATRISVIAEGFRTNLLGKGVPDSKITKISNWVDVNFIRPLPKYDNAFRQANGLGDKFVVLYSGNIARTQGIRTVIRAASQLTHLDNIVFVIVGEESQLAELDEFRQELGLENVLLRPFAPRAALPEMLAAADVGLIMQKQNVVGFNMPSKTQVLLASGRPIIAAVPTHGTAAQAVRASTGGIVVKPENPKELSNAILQLYENSHQAAQLGEQGRQHALNEYSFEQALNRYETLFKQLLAKQQGEDFGSEPTPHLATAETVSNVNVPPNSH
- a CDS encoding methyltransferase domain-containing protein, with the translated sequence MTVAQPNPNHACPSCRQTELSVFYEVKNIPVHSCLMLPTQQAALDFPCGDLQLAVCNRCGFITNLKFDAKWSAYAPNYEDQQSFSPTFNRFARELASSLIQKYDLYNKKVVEIGCSKGDFLLLLCELGNNRGVGIDPSVLPGRVQSKAAERVQFIQDYYAERHAKYVGDFICCRHTLEHIQPVADFMQTVRRSIGDRTEVSVVFEIPDTVRVLKDVAFEDIYYEHCSYFTPGSFARLFRQSGFDITDLYRVYGDQYLLIEAKPTEVPSDARHPLEESVEQTIHQVQYFSQKIQEKLNGWKVYLENACAANQKIVVWGSGSKCVAFLTTLETIDKIQYVVDINPHRHGKFIPGVGKEIMPPDFLKTDQPDQIIVMNEIYREEISSMLNDMGVTAEVRCL
- a CDS encoding methyltransferase domain-containing protein, which gives rise to MISHCPVCQSNQLNSFLTLRNLPIYCNLLWSEQAAAKACTKDDINLAVCLACGFILNASFNPKLLAYSQDYENSLHYSGRFQEYADNLAYRLVETHQLYGKKIIEIGCGKGDFLESLCRIGNNSGIGFDNSYVPIDRHADLEITFIQDFYSEKYADHTGDFVCCRQVLEHLQEPLDFLERVKKLARDRSDAVLFFEVPNSAYIFQKLSIWDIIYEHCNYFTDISLAYGLRKAGFRIKDLTEEFGGQFLGIEGVPSQKPTAEPCQNQESLEALFALLEVFKDKFDQKIAFHKHQLAELNAADKRVAIWGTGSKGVTFLNLLDGEQTVAYAIDVNPKKQGKFVAGTGQKILSPDQLQDVPVDVVMIMNPLYQEEIRASLANLHLSPELLIL
- a CDS encoding CIA30 family protein, which translates into the protein MSTSTDSWNPLKLLETLTFFGEIPFVGNVRWLQQMLGATPNPQAPLAINMQPSSSVVLRAQDLSVVEPVRAVLSERGISTRAPLTLMDPALPDAASQRIVNTSAIVWVGTPGDEAHLSAEAEAIAPSVASEEYSLFGFDSTGAALAGEFWGAVDDVVMGGVSASGLSLLPGYARFSGTVSTANSGGFASVRTRNFEPPFNLADWQGLRLALRGDGQRYKVILRNSSNWDSAAYCVSVDTEADQWLSIDLPFSALKPTFRARTQPTAPPLNPSSVCSFQLMLSKFEYDGEKNLHFRPGTFSLDVRSIGVYRRAAAPLLVAIAASSAQATAYTTLLAQSGLAHQVVEMQDTQKLSDDISQILTAPSSHKS
- the glgP gene encoding alpha-glucan family phosphorylase, which gives rise to MRPIRTFNVVPSLPSRLEGLRKLAHNLQWDWDVDTIDLFRRLDPDLWESSRYNPLLMLGTISQQRLQEVAEDEGFLAQTDRALQRMEDYLRERAWYHKNRPQPLEGECYAYFSMEFGLTSCMPVYSGGLGVLAGDHLKSASDLGLPLVGVGLLYQEGYFAQYLNADGWQQERYPINDFYNMPLQLERDEQGAEIRISVDYPGRKVYARIWRVQVGTVPLYLLDTNIELNTQYDQDICDRLYGGDIDMRIHQEIMLGIGGVRMLEALGLKPSAYHMNEGHSAFLALERIRMLMDYKELTYREALQVATSSQIFTTHTPVPAGIDLFGADKILYYLGHYARRFGLSDDEFLALGRENTGDLSVPFSMAVLAIKTATFVNGVSKLHGAVSRDMFGGLWQGLPIEEVPITSITNGVHARSCVAKPTQQLYDRYLGPNWSNAGSQDPLWERVKSIPDEELWRNHELCRSQLVMYVRNRLKQSFLDRGASPHEVTEAEEVLDPSVLTIGFARRFATYKRATLFLRDVERIRKIITAGGNHSRQVQFVIAGKAHPKDMPGKELIRKIIHFTRDEGLEGSIVFVPNYDIHTSRAMVAGCDVWLNNPRRPREASGTSGMKAAMNGILNLSIRDGWWDEADYIRTGWSIGSGEDYDDPEYQDNVEANALYELIEQEVVPLFYDRDENNVPRGWVAKMKDAIYLNTPLFNTARMVKEYARRGYFPTSNRLGQMIANQFEPAKELAAWQTRLIEHWYDCRIAEVNIAAPGELQVNQPFEVTTSINLGQLTHEDVQVELYQGTVQVDGEMHSGTAIPMAYRGQDPQGRSCYAVNLNYTSSGLQGLSLRMLPKHRYLNSPFDPKLVLWAQPDEVKINVVAGISNVVPPIEPAAIAN